CCCTTCGGGGCGTACGCGTACTTGTGAGTGTCGACCGACATCGAAGTGACCCCCTCTACCGCGAAGGTCCAAGGGGGCACGGACCGCCCGAGCCGGGTTGCGTACGGCAGCACCCACCCCCCGATGCAGGCGTCCACGTGACACCGCACCCCGGCGCGGGCGGCGGTAGCAGCCAGGGCCGGGATCGGGTCGACGACACCGTGGGCGTACGACGGAGCGGATCCGACCACCAGCACGGTCCGTGGTCCGACTGCTGCGGCCATCGCTGACGCGTCGGCTCGGAAGTCCGTGCCGACCGGCACGATCACCGGGCGGACGCCGAAGTAGTGGGCGGCCTTGTGGAACGCAGCGTGTGCGGTGTCCGGCAGCACCATCTCGGGTGACTCGATAGTCGGATACGCGTCGCGAGCAGTCTGGACGGCCAGTAGAACCGACTCCGTTCCACCCGACGTCACGGACCCGACCACCGTCGAAGGCGCGTCGAGGAGTCGGGCGGCGAAACCGACCAGGTCGTTCTCCATCGCGAGCAACGACGGGAACGCCGTCGGATCCAGTCCGTTGGATCCGGCGTAGAGGGCGACCGCCTCGCGGCCGAGGAGATCGACTTCGTCGAGGCCGGAGTCATAGACGTACGCCAGGGTGCGCCCACCCTGTACCGGCAGATCCTGACCTTGCAGTGCGCGCAAGGCGTCCAGAGCCGAGGTCATCGAAGTCCCCCTTGTGCGACCGTCGCCGCATCGAGTCGATAGCGACGCAGCCAGAGCAGCGACCCGACCGTCAGCACCGCCGGAAGCAACGAGAAGCCCAACACGATCGCCCGCTGTGCCGCCTCGCTCTGGTCGATCGCAGCACCGGTCGTGGATTCGTACCCACCCAGCGCCAAGACGAGCGCGAAGACGAACGGCCCCAACGCCAGCCCGAACGTCTCGGCCGCGGTCCACACGCCGGTATAGACGCCCACGCGGTTGCTCCCCGTGCGCGCCGCATCGACCGCGGCCGCGTCGGGAAGCATCGACAGCGGGAAGACCTGGCACCCGGCATAGCCGACGCCCACGATCGCGGTGGCGGCGAAGACCAGCGGCGCCGATCCGGAGACGGCGGTCAGTGCGGCCAGCGCGCCCACGGCCAAGATCAGCGAGGAGATGACGTAGCCCTGCCTCTTGCCGATGCGTTCGCCGACCCGCGCCCACAGTGGCGTCAGCAACAGTGCGGGACCGACGAAGCAGACGAACAGGATCGTCGAGGCGCCCTTGCTGTCCAGCACGTCGGTCGCCAGATAGTCGACCCCCGCGAGCATGCACCCGGTGGCCAGCGCCTGGATCACGTACGTCGTCAGCAGCCAACGGAAGTCCTCAGCCCGCGCGACGATCCGCAGTTGGTCGCGCAGCGTGCCCGGTCCGGGTTCGACTGTGCC
This DNA window, taken from Nocardioides sp., encodes the following:
- a CDS encoding MFS transporter, translated to MSEPDPSSQQSRLGTGIRAGYASGSVATGAFGTVPGLMLLPYLTDSLGIAAALAGLIVFLPKAWDVILNPIAGRISDQTVDPRGPRRPWLLRAGIMLAGAFALIFAAPEMGSKVFEASWVLLFFLLAATAYAFFQVPFVAMPAEITGSYHERTRLMSWRVAFLALTIMIAGATAPMIRNAVGGRDGYRVMGVAMSLLILLGVILAYVGTRRAPVGTVEPGPGTLRDQLRIVARAEDFRWLLTTYVIQALATGCMLAGVDYLATDVLDSKGASTILFVCFVGPALLLTPLWARVGERIGKRQGYVISSLILAVGALAALTAVSGSAPLVFAATAIVGVGYAGCQVFPLSMLPDAAAVDAARTGSNRVGVYTGVWTAAETFGLALGPFVFALVLALGGYESTTGAAIDQSEAAQRAIVLGFSLLPAVLTVGSLLWLRRYRLDAATVAQGGLR